One genomic window of Niveibacterium sp. SC-1 includes the following:
- a CDS encoding NAD(P)-dependent oxidoreductase: MQKILVTGGSGKLGRAVVRDLVEHGYTVINADIAPPREPLCRFLKLDLEDLGQTIEALSGIDDLHGGIDAVVHLAAIPAPGLVPDATAFRINTMSTYNVFSAARRLGIRNVVWASSETLLGLPFETFPDYIPIDEAAVPRPESSYSLSKLMGEEMAREFCRWDPQAKVIGLRFSNVMEPQDYAAFPGFDADAKLRKWNLWGYIDARDGAQAVRKSLLAELKGAEVFIIANADTVMRRPNRELVEECFPGVPFNEPADPNATLLSIDKARAMLGYEPEYSWRKPA; encoded by the coding sequence ATGCAGAAAATTCTCGTTACCGGTGGCAGCGGAAAACTCGGGCGCGCGGTGGTGCGCGACCTGGTCGAACACGGCTACACCGTCATCAATGCAGATATCGCGCCGCCGCGCGAGCCGCTATGCCGTTTCCTCAAGCTGGATCTGGAGGATCTGGGGCAGACCATCGAGGCGCTCTCGGGGATCGATGACCTGCATGGCGGCATCGATGCGGTGGTGCATCTCGCGGCGATTCCCGCGCCAGGTCTGGTGCCGGACGCGACCGCTTTCCGCATCAACACGATGTCCACCTACAACGTGTTCTCCGCGGCGCGGCGCCTGGGCATCCGCAATGTGGTGTGGGCGAGTAGCGAGACGCTGCTCGGCCTGCCCTTCGAGACCTTCCCCGACTACATCCCGATCGACGAAGCCGCCGTGCCGCGGCCGGAGAGCAGCTATTCGCTTTCCAAGCTGATGGGCGAGGAGATGGCGCGCGAGTTCTGCCGCTGGGATCCGCAGGCCAAGGTGATCGGGCTGCGGTTTTCCAACGTGATGGAGCCGCAGGACTATGCCGCCTTCCCTGGTTTCGACGCCGACGCAAAGCTGCGTAAATGGAACCTGTGGGGCTACATCGATGCCCGCGACGGCGCGCAGGCAGTGCGCAAGTCCCTGCTCGCCGAGCTCAAGGGCGCGGAGGTTTTCATCATCGCCAACGCCGACACGGTGATGCGCCGGCCCAACCGCGAACTGGTGGAAGAGTGCTTCCCGGGCGTGCCCTTCAACGAGCCTGCCGATCCGAACGCGACCCTGCTTTCCATCGACAAGGCGCGCGCGATGCTGGGCTACGAGCCGGAATACTCCTGGCGCAAGCCGGCGTAG
- a CDS encoding LLM class flavin-dependent oxidoreductase produces MIPFSVLDLSPIVQDSHAGEALGHTLDLARHAERLGYHRFWLAEHHNMPGIASAATAVVIGHVAAGTERIRVGSGGVMLPNHAPLVIAEQFGTLAALFPDRIDLGLGRAPGTDTATARALRRYFDGVDRFADDVAELQHYFCEPEPGQTVRAVPGAGLRVPLWLLGSSLFSAELAARMGLPFAFASHFAPDYLHNALELYRSRFRPSEQLQQPYAMVAANLVAADSDEEARRLFTSIQLQFLRLRRGTPGQLPPPVDDMSAHWNETEEAMVRRTLRCSAVGGPETVRTQLAALIAETGADELILTSHLFDHAARLRSYAIGAEARAQMANAA; encoded by the coding sequence ATGATCCCCTTCTCGGTTCTCGATCTCTCGCCCATCGTCCAGGACAGCCACGCCGGCGAGGCGCTTGGCCACACCCTGGATCTCGCCCGCCATGCGGAGCGCCTGGGCTACCACCGCTTCTGGCTCGCCGAGCACCACAACATGCCGGGCATCGCCAGTGCGGCGACGGCGGTCGTGATCGGCCATGTCGCGGCCGGCACTGAGCGCATCCGCGTCGGTTCCGGCGGCGTGATGTTGCCCAACCATGCGCCGCTGGTGATCGCCGAACAGTTCGGCACCCTTGCTGCACTGTTCCCGGACCGGATCGACCTGGGCCTGGGCCGCGCGCCCGGCACCGACACCGCGACCGCGCGGGCGCTGCGCCGCTACTTCGACGGGGTCGATCGTTTCGCCGACGATGTGGCCGAACTGCAGCACTACTTCTGCGAACCCGAGCCCGGCCAGACCGTGCGTGCAGTGCCCGGCGCCGGCCTGCGCGTGCCGCTGTGGCTGCTCGGCTCCAGCCTCTTCTCGGCCGAGCTCGCGGCGCGCATGGGGCTGCCCTTCGCCTTCGCCTCGCATTTCGCGCCCGACTACCTGCACAACGCGCTGGAGCTCTACCGGAGCCGCTTCCGGCCCTCGGAGCAGTTGCAACAGCCCTACGCGATGGTGGCGGCGAACCTCGTTGCAGCCGACTCGGACGAGGAGGCGCGGCGGCTCTTCACCTCCATCCAGTTGCAGTTCCTGCGCCTGCGCCGCGGCACGCCCGGCCAGTTGCCGCCACCGGTGGACGACATGTCGGCGCACTGGAACGAGACGGAAGAGGCCATGGTCCGGCGCACCCTGCGTTGCTCCGCCGTGGGCGGGCCCGAGACGGTGCGCACGCAGCTCGCAGCGCTGATCGCCGAGACCGGCGCCGACGAGCTGATCCTGACCTCGCATCTTTTCGATCACGCCGCGCGCCTGCGCTCCTACGCGATCGGGGCTGAAGCGAGGGCGCAAATGGCCAACGCGGCCTGA
- a CDS encoding cupin domain-containing protein — MTASNRIVRTQDLEQVPARDLVHPLNPKARRHTRSLGDATGLTRLGIHHSVVAPGDEATELHSHEFCDEFIYILSGHATLYLDDASHEVGPGDFIGLPSRREAHSMKNTGDEPLVYLVGGERPAFDVCDYPRLGKRAYLAAHPDSRRLQFVDVEPDEKR, encoded by the coding sequence ATGACAGCTTCGAACCGGATCGTCCGCACGCAGGACCTGGAGCAGGTTCCTGCGCGCGATCTCGTGCATCCGCTCAATCCGAAGGCCAGGCGCCACACGCGCTCGCTCGGCGACGCAACCGGACTGACGCGGCTGGGCATTCATCACAGCGTGGTTGCGCCCGGCGATGAGGCGACCGAACTGCACTCGCACGAATTCTGTGACGAGTTCATCTACATCCTCTCGGGCCATGCAACGCTGTATCTCGACGACGCGAGCCACGAAGTCGGCCCCGGCGATTTCATCGGCCTGCCCTCGCGCCGGGAGGCCCACTCGATGAAGAACACCGGTGACGAGCCGCTCGTCTACCTCGTGGGAGGAGAGCGGCCTGCCTTCGATGTCTGCGACTACCCGCGCCTGGGCAAGCGCGCCTATCTCGCCGCCCATCCGGACAGCCGGCGACTGCAGTTCGTCGACGTCGAGCCCGACGAAAAACGCTGA
- a CDS encoding YciI family protein — protein MTQFLVAIHHPDDYDPLVSEDAAMDRAIDALNEEMVAAGVRVFVGGLRSVSAAKSLRMRPDGEVLVTDGPYLETKEHVGGFWVLEVADLEEALGWGRKAAVACRAPVEVRPFHSL, from the coding sequence ATGACGCAGTTCCTGGTTGCGATTCACCACCCCGACGATTACGACCCCCTGGTTTCCGAGGACGCGGCCATGGACCGCGCCATCGATGCGCTCAACGAGGAGATGGTGGCCGCGGGTGTCAGGGTCTTTGTCGGCGGGCTGCGCTCGGTCAGCGCTGCGAAGTCCCTGCGGATGCGGCCCGATGGCGAGGTCCTCGTCACCGACGGGCCCTACCTGGAGACCAAGGAGCATGTGGGCGGCTTCTGGGTGCTGGAGGTTGCCGACCTTGAGGAGGCGCTGGGGTGGGGGCGCAAGGCCGCCGTGGCCTGTCGCGCGCCGGTGGAGGTGCGTCCCTTCCATTCGCTCTAG
- a CDS encoding ATP-binding cassette domain-containing protein: MISVRNVTLRRGVKVVLDRASVTFTPGEKIGLVGRNGAGKSSFFGLLNGSLHEDSGEFSIPTAWRMGQVAQDMPETEQSATDFVIEGDTVLMAARAEVAAAEASDDGMRMAHAYMDLHDAGEHDAASRAQALIQGLGFSAAQLSEPVNSFSGGWRMRLQLARALMCPSDLLLLDEPTNHLDLDALVWLEAWLKRYQGTMVVISHDREFLDAVTQVTVHVDNAKLVRYGGNYSKFEDMRAEQMLLQQAAMAKQADKIAHLQKFIDRFKAKASKAKQAQSRVKALERMEKIAPVLADAEFNFEFKEPLNVPNPMLSMLNASFGYPAPAAAPEGTQPTVIVQGINRSVLAGQRIGILGANGQGKSTLVKTVAHALEPIAGEISEGKGLNIGYFAQQELDVLDPAASPLLHMTRLAKDTPAHMRAPGQSGTEQSLRTFLGTFNFSGDMVHQAVGTMSGGEKARLVLCMIVWQRPNLLLLDEPTNHLDLATREALGVALNEFEGTVMLVSHDRALLRAVCDEFWLVTKGGVEPFDGDLDDYQQFLREEARRMREEAAA; encoded by the coding sequence ATGATTTCGGTCCGTAATGTCACGCTGCGCCGCGGCGTAAAGGTCGTGCTCGATCGCGCATCCGTCACCTTCACGCCGGGCGAAAAGATCGGGCTGGTCGGCCGCAACGGCGCCGGCAAGTCCTCCTTCTTCGGCCTTCTGAACGGCTCCCTGCACGAAGACAGCGGCGAGTTCTCGATCCCGACCGCCTGGCGGATGGGGCAGGTCGCGCAGGACATGCCGGAGACCGAGCAGAGCGCGACCGACTTCGTGATCGAGGGCGACACCGTGCTGATGGCGGCGCGCGCAGAAGTGGCCGCGGCCGAGGCCAGCGACGACGGCATGCGCATGGCGCACGCCTACATGGATCTGCACGACGCCGGTGAACACGATGCCGCGTCGCGCGCACAGGCCTTGATCCAGGGGCTGGGCTTTTCCGCCGCCCAGCTCTCCGAGCCGGTCAACAGTTTCTCCGGCGGCTGGCGCATGCGCCTGCAGCTGGCGCGCGCACTCATGTGCCCCTCCGACCTGCTGCTGCTCGACGAGCCGACCAACCACCTGGACCTCGACGCTCTGGTCTGGCTGGAAGCCTGGCTCAAGCGCTACCAGGGCACGATGGTGGTGATCAGCCACGACCGCGAATTCCTCGATGCGGTGACGCAGGTGACGGTGCATGTCGACAACGCCAAGCTCGTGCGTTACGGCGGCAACTACAGCAAGTTTGAAGACATGCGCGCCGAGCAGATGCTGTTGCAGCAGGCCGCGATGGCCAAGCAGGCCGACAAGATCGCCCACCTGCAGAAGTTCATCGACCGTTTCAAGGCCAAGGCCTCCAAGGCCAAGCAGGCGCAGAGCCGGGTCAAGGCGCTCGAACGCATGGAGAAGATCGCCCCGGTGCTCGCCGACGCGGAGTTCAACTTCGAGTTCAAGGAGCCGCTCAACGTCCCCAACCCGATGCTCTCGATGCTCAACGCGAGCTTCGGTTACCCTGCGCCGGCCGCAGCCCCCGAGGGCACTCAGCCCACGGTGATCGTGCAGGGCATCAACCGCTCCGTGCTGGCCGGGCAGCGCATCGGCATCCTCGGTGCCAACGGCCAGGGCAAGTCCACGCTGGTGAAGACCGTTGCGCATGCGCTTGAGCCCATCGCCGGCGAGATCAGCGAAGGCAAGGGCCTCAATATCGGCTACTTCGCCCAGCAGGAGCTGGACGTGCTGGATCCGGCGGCTTCGCCGCTGCTGCACATGACCCGCCTCGCCAAGGACACGCCGGCGCACATGCGCGCCCCCGGCCAGAGCGGCACCGAGCAGTCGCTGCGCACCTTCCTCGGCACCTTCAACTTCAGCGGCGACATGGTCCACCAGGCCGTCGGCACCATGAGCGGTGGCGAGAAGGCGCGCCTGGTGCTGTGCATGATCGTGTGGCAGCGCCCCAACCTGCTGCTGCTCGACGAACCCACCAACCACCTCGACCTCGCCACCCGCGAGGCGCTGGGCGTGGCGCTCAACGAATTCGAAGGCACGGTGATGCTGGTGAGCCACGACCGTGCGCTGCTGCGCGCCGTCTGCGACGAGTTTTGGCTGGTCACCAAGGGCGGCGTCGAACCCTTCGATGGCGATCTGGACGACTACCAGCAGTTCCTGCGTGAAGAAGCCCGTCGCATGCGCGAAGAGGCTGCCGCCTGA
- a CDS encoding diguanylate cyclase codes for MTPPTVSSSSLFGGEIGDRSNLAVKPSQILLWACDAQGYFDFFSPSWFAFTGHDLACEHGQGWLDEVYPEDRPLLRRDILDALQRESPWRRTFRLQRHDGVHRWVLMEGMPRHAVDGHFAGFVGHCLDVGGQEAGDVAADLSASQITRLLTQTRLLAVMVEPDGTISFANERVGGLLGRSQESLRGASFFEHFSAEHLDLLPDGGPLRDFPTEFETTLRGDGRSLVLWHSMVQRDYAGSLAAVVLLGEDVTARRSEEDKLAVTSKVFESSHLAMTITDAAGTILSVNDAFTRLTGYGREEAQGQNPRILQSGRHSPEFYKEMWRSLVTSGHWHGDIWDRRKDGTIYPKFISMNAIRDEEGRTTNYSCIFSDITERKAIEEKLSLLAHLDALTRLPNRTLLRERLGEAIADAAGGTDRVALLYIDLDRFKQVNDSLGHQAGDQVLLEVARRMSDCVRSADTVARIGGDEFIVLLPRVRELENAGRIAGKIVEALKQPIALGQQEAICTPSIGISICPDHGADVEALIHCADQAMYRIKTTSRCGYHFYDQARKEA; via the coding sequence ATGACGCCTCCCACTGTCTCCTCCTCATCCTTGTTCGGCGGCGAGATCGGCGATCGTTCCAATCTCGCCGTCAAGCCCAGCCAGATCCTCCTCTGGGCCTGCGATGCCCAAGGGTATTTCGATTTCTTCAGTCCTTCCTGGTTTGCCTTCACCGGACACGACCTTGCCTGCGAGCACGGCCAGGGCTGGCTGGACGAGGTGTACCCGGAGGATCGCCCCTTGCTCCGGCGGGACATCCTCGATGCGCTGCAGCGGGAAAGCCCGTGGCGGCGCACGTTCCGCCTGCAGCGCCACGACGGCGTCCATCGTTGGGTCTTGATGGAAGGGATGCCCCGCCATGCCGTGGATGGCCACTTCGCCGGATTCGTCGGGCATTGCCTCGACGTGGGTGGGCAGGAAGCGGGTGACGTGGCTGCGGACTTGTCCGCCTCGCAGATCACCCGGCTGCTGACGCAAACCCGGTTGCTTGCCGTGATGGTCGAGCCCGACGGGACGATCTCGTTTGCCAATGAGCGCGTGGGCGGACTGCTGGGCCGATCGCAGGAAAGCCTCCGCGGCGCCTCCTTCTTCGAGCATTTCAGCGCCGAGCATCTGGATCTCCTGCCCGACGGCGGGCCCTTGCGCGACTTCCCCACCGAGTTTGAAACCACACTCAGGGGCGACGGCCGATCCCTGGTCCTGTGGCATTCCATGGTGCAGCGGGACTACGCCGGCAGCCTCGCCGCGGTGGTCTTGCTCGGTGAGGACGTGACCGCGCGGCGGAGCGAGGAAGACAAGCTCGCGGTGACCTCGAAGGTGTTCGAAAGCTCACACCTGGCCATGACCATCACCGATGCGGCGGGCACCATCCTGTCGGTCAACGACGCCTTCACGCGGCTGACCGGCTACGGCCGGGAAGAGGCGCAGGGGCAGAACCCGCGCATCCTGCAGTCCGGCCGCCACAGCCCCGAGTTCTACAAGGAGATGTGGCGCTCGCTGGTCACGAGCGGCCACTGGCATGGTGACATCTGGGATCGCCGCAAGGACGGCACCATCTATCCCAAGTTCATCTCCATGAACGCCATTCGGGATGAAGAAGGCCGCACCACCAACTACAGCTGCATCTTCTCCGACATCACCGAGCGCAAGGCGATCGAGGAGAAGCTCAGCCTGCTGGCTCACCTCGACGCGCTCACCCGGCTGCCGAACCGCACACTCCTGCGCGAGAGGCTGGGCGAGGCGATTGCCGACGCTGCCGGCGGCACGGACAGGGTGGCGCTGCTCTACATCGATCTGGACCGCTTCAAGCAGGTGAACGACAGCCTCGGCCACCAGGCCGGCGATCAGGTCCTGCTGGAGGTGGCGCGACGGATGAGCGACTGCGTGCGCTCGGCCGACACGGTGGCGCGGATAGGCGGGGACGAATTCATTGTGCTGCTGCCCCGCGTCCGCGAGCTGGAGAACGCGGGTCGCATCGCCGGCAAGATTGTCGAGGCCCTCAAGCAACCCATCGCTCTCGGGCAACAAGAGGCGATCTGCACGCCCAGCATTGGAATCAGCATCTGCCCCGACCACGGCGCCGATGTCGAGGCCTTGATCCATTGCGCCGACCAGGCCATGTACCGGATCAAGACCACCAGCCGCTGCGGCTATCACTTCTACGATCAGGCGCGCAAGGAAGCCTGA
- a CDS encoding MFS transporter, translated as MSTHTQTGGTSALREVAASRLFLGSTIAMFLSGLGASAAAPQIVLFLVKELGASLSLAGLYYLTSLAAPIAGYFIGRYSDRTGIRLGLFRICAIAGFVGWAGVALSTAVWMPFAASILLLAVAGAATSQIFTAVHDELSRKPGEANEGVVAIVRMALTGGWIIGPVVGAWVAAEYGLRPMLWMTAICTLLQIVPLGALNVAATPKPAAAPGATPHSSLRAMLPLLAFTGLFVLVYAGEPIKYGFLLIYMEEHLKLSPAVRGAVIGIQPLIELLIMPFSVGLGRRMGNMRLMSVAAVLGVAANLCFSLWPSAAGMFAGQILMGGVWGIFMVLGIIVAQRLLPDAVATASAIFMSSTALASALGGIAGGLGVAGLGLPQVFFLPALFAGLAACGLALMGRSERPADYRPVAGQSQA; from the coding sequence TTGTCCACCCACACCCAAACTGGCGGTACGTCCGCCTTGCGCGAGGTTGCAGCCTCGCGCCTGTTTCTCGGTTCCACGATTGCCATGTTCCTGTCCGGGCTCGGCGCTTCGGCAGCCGCGCCCCAGATCGTCCTGTTCCTGGTGAAGGAACTCGGTGCCTCGCTCTCGCTGGCCGGGCTCTATTACCTGACGAGCCTTGCGGCGCCGATCGCGGGCTACTTCATCGGGCGCTATTCCGATCGCACGGGGATCCGCCTCGGGCTGTTCCGCATCTGCGCCATCGCGGGCTTCGTCGGTTGGGCGGGAGTCGCGCTGTCGACGGCAGTCTGGATGCCGTTCGCAGCCAGCATCCTGCTCCTGGCGGTTGCCGGTGCGGCGACCTCGCAGATCTTCACGGCGGTGCATGACGAACTGAGTCGCAAGCCTGGCGAGGCCAACGAGGGCGTCGTGGCGATCGTCCGCATGGCGCTCACGGGTGGCTGGATCATCGGGCCGGTCGTGGGCGCCTGGGTCGCAGCCGAGTACGGCCTGCGCCCGATGCTCTGGATGACCGCCATCTGCACGCTGCTGCAGATCGTGCCGCTGGGCGCGCTGAACGTAGCCGCGACGCCCAAGCCCGCAGCCGCGCCTGGCGCGACGCCGCATTCGAGCCTGCGGGCCATGCTGCCGCTGCTGGCCTTCACCGGCCTCTTCGTGCTCGTCTATGCCGGCGAACCGATCAAGTACGGCTTCCTGCTGATCTACATGGAAGAGCATCTCAAGCTGAGCCCTGCCGTCCGCGGCGCGGTGATCGGGATCCAGCCGCTCATCGAGCTGCTGATCATGCCCTTCAGCGTCGGACTGGGGCGGCGGATGGGCAACATGCGCCTGATGAGCGTTGCGGCAGTGCTCGGTGTGGCGGCCAATCTGTGCTTCTCGCTCTGGCCTTCCGCAGCCGGGATGTTCGCCGGGCAGATCCTGATGGGCGGCGTCTGGGGCATCTTCATGGTGCTGGGCATCATCGTGGCCCAACGACTGCTTCCCGATGCAGTGGCCACCGCGTCCGCCATCTTCATGAGCTCGACGGCGCTCGCCTCGGCGCTGGGCGGCATTGCCGGAGGTCTCGGTGTCGCGGGCCTGGGCCTGCCGCAGGTCTTCTTCCTGCCGGCGCTTTTCGCGGGTCTCGCGGCATGCGGACTGGCGCTCATGGGGCGTAGCGAGCGACCCGCGGACTACCGGCCGGTCGCCGGGCAGTCGCAGGCCTGA
- a CDS encoding NUDIX domain-containing protein: protein MISFPVGNYRFHLRAAAVVVREGAVLLHRAEGDAFWALPGGRVEPGEIAADAVAREMKEELSAEVRAVRLVWVVENFFGYRGESHHEVGLYFLAEPSSASSLMNEPGPYVGREGVRSLEFAWFAPSELAALDVRPSFLVPLLKAQDFSFRHVVHRDEQT, encoded by the coding sequence ATGATCAGCTTCCCCGTCGGAAACTATCGATTTCATCTTCGCGCGGCCGCCGTGGTGGTTCGAGAGGGTGCCGTTCTGCTGCATCGTGCCGAAGGCGATGCTTTCTGGGCGCTCCCTGGCGGGCGGGTAGAGCCGGGTGAGATTGCAGCGGATGCGGTGGCGCGCGAGATGAAGGAGGAGCTATCTGCCGAAGTCAGGGCGGTGCGGCTTGTTTGGGTGGTGGAGAACTTCTTCGGATACCGGGGCGAGTCGCACCACGAGGTCGGCCTGTACTTCCTCGCGGAACCGTCGAGCGCCAGTTCCTTGATGAATGAACCGGGCCCCTATGTGGGACGCGAAGGAGTGCGCAGTCTGGAGTTTGCGTGGTTCGCGCCGAGCGAACTTGCTGCGCTCGATGTTCGACCGTCCTTCCTGGTGCCGCTATTGAAAGCGCAGGACTTTTCGTTCCGGCACGTTGTGCACAGGGACGAGCAGACCTAG
- a CDS encoding amidase → MQETFRRIHALDGELNAFCTLDEAGALAAARALDARIAAGAPAGPLAGVPVGVKDLLATRGLRTTYGSRLYRDHVPQEDDVVVERLRAADAIVVGKTNTSEFGYGAFGHNALFRTTRNPWNLQCTSGGSSAGSAAAVAAGLVPLALGSDGGGSIRLPAALCGIVGFKPSMGRVPVYPGCRDERLPGVSSWESLEHIGPLVRSAADAALALSVLAGPDPRDRVSIPDEIDAWAVPPEVALRGRRLAFSPDLGFATVDPEVRVATEALARRLGDALGCTVDVAHPGFGNPGPTFEALVALQTDRQGLVRLAAEQGVELHGWLARLLAREWTADEFRAAHFARQRIVNATQRFMARYDFLLTPTTACPAFALDCEGPPCIDGLPVDLHAWVGFAPLGNFTGLPAVSVPAGVTAGGLPVGLQIMGRHLDDLGVLGLAAAAERIAPFAMAALACKDPWS, encoded by the coding sequence GTGCAAGAGACGTTCCGGCGGATTCACGCGCTCGATGGCGAACTGAACGCCTTCTGCACGCTGGACGAAGCCGGCGCGCTGGCGGCGGCCCGTGCGCTCGACGCCCGCATCGCCGCGGGCGCGCCCGCCGGCCCGCTCGCGGGCGTGCCGGTCGGGGTGAAGGACCTGCTCGCCACGCGCGGCCTGCGGACCACCTACGGCTCACGCCTTTACCGCGACCATGTGCCGCAAGAGGACGATGTGGTGGTCGAGCGCTTGCGCGCGGCCGACGCCATCGTGGTCGGCAAGACCAATACCTCCGAATTCGGCTACGGCGCTTTCGGCCACAACGCCTTGTTCCGCACCACGCGCAATCCCTGGAACCTGCAGTGCACCTCTGGCGGGTCGAGCGCGGGATCGGCGGCAGCCGTGGCTGCGGGATTGGTCCCGCTGGCATTGGGCAGCGACGGCGGCGGCTCGATCCGGTTGCCGGCTGCGTTGTGCGGCATCGTCGGCTTCAAGCCCTCGATGGGGCGGGTGCCCGTGTACCCCGGTTGCCGCGACGAGCGGTTGCCAGGCGTGTCGAGCTGGGAATCGCTCGAACACATCGGCCCGCTGGTGCGCAGCGCCGCAGACGCCGCGCTGGCCCTGTCGGTGCTCGCGGGGCCGGATCCGCGCGATCGCGTGTCAATCCCGGACGAGATTGACGCCTGGGCAGTGCCGCCAGAAGTGGCGCTGCGCGGTCGGCGCCTGGCCTTCAGCCCGGACCTGGGTTTCGCCACCGTGGATCCCGAGGTGCGCGTGGCGACAGAAGCGCTGGCGCGTCGGTTGGGTGATGCGCTCGGCTGCACGGTCGACGTGGCACACCCGGGGTTCGGCAATCCAGGCCCGACGTTCGAAGCGCTGGTGGCGTTGCAGACCGACCGCCAGGGCCTCGTACGCCTGGCCGCCGAGCAGGGCGTGGAGCTCCACGGCTGGCTCGCCAGGCTACTCGCGCGGGAATGGACGGCGGACGAGTTCCGGGCGGCCCATTTCGCGCGACAGCGCATCGTCAACGCCACCCAGCGGTTCATGGCCCGCTACGACTTCCTGCTCACGCCCACCACGGCGTGCCCGGCCTTCGCGCTGGACTGTGAGGGGCCGCCGTGCATCGACGGGCTACCGGTCGACCTGCACGCCTGGGTGGGCTTTGCGCCGCTCGGGAACTTCACGGGGCTACCGGCCGTCTCCGTGCCGGCCGGCGTCACCGCCGGCGGCTTGCCGGTCGGCCTGCAGATCATGGGCAGGCACCTCGATGACCTTGGGGTACTGGGCCTGGCCGCCGCCGCCGAGCGCATCGCGCCTTTCGCAATGGCGGCACTGGCCTGCAAGGATCCGTGGTCCTGA
- a CDS encoding ABC transporter substrate-binding protein — protein MSSQKHPLVKPSRRTFLKTATATGVLATASGRALAQAGTARAKTLVIAAPATPLSLDVENSLSLGTIDTVAAFYDYLIEFDTMPDPKVAGVLRENLKPNPSLPGGYHLKSRLAESWTFAPDGKSVQFKLRRGVVSNWGNPFTAKDVKYTFDRKFEVKGAGAFMTFVMGLPNKDAVVVDDDYTITFKLENPNAILMIVCGHLANPIFDSVKCKQMATPDDPWARKFLDTNVAGFGPYTLTSLQRGQQLVATARKDYCGDKPFFETVIFREVPASATRLQLLNGGSVDIAQGLSPTEMKSLGASKTVSVTSIEASQMMWVGLNTAFKPFDNVKVRQAMNFAMPKDEIVKTVLQDFGRKQKALMPEFYPGATSEFYKYDFDIAKAKALLAEAGLPNGFSSTLAYNAGDPVQESIAIIYQTALKRVGINVELKKIAAGTFFDSLSKRTEPMIFNVDAPWTPDPGFSLNLYFQSGSFIDFSNYKNEKVDALIKQSLTTLDEKTRMTAVKEAQRIVNDEAPWAFIANPGFHLAHRKDVGGIVYYTSNRLNFRDYKRV, from the coding sequence ATGAGCAGCCAGAAACATCCCCTCGTCAAGCCATCCCGCCGGACCTTCCTGAAGACCGCCACTGCGACCGGGGTGCTCGCGACCGCCTCGGGGCGGGCCCTGGCGCAGGCGGGCACTGCGCGGGCAAAGACGCTGGTCATCGCCGCTCCGGCGACGCCGCTCAGCCTCGACGTCGAGAATTCGCTGTCGCTCGGCACCATCGACACCGTCGCGGCCTTCTACGACTACCTGATCGAGTTCGACACCATGCCCGACCCCAAGGTCGCCGGCGTGCTGCGCGAGAACCTGAAGCCCAACCCGAGTCTGCCCGGCGGCTACCACCTCAAGAGCCGCCTGGCCGAAAGCTGGACCTTTGCGCCCGACGGCAAGTCGGTGCAGTTCAAGCTGCGCCGCGGCGTGGTTAGCAACTGGGGCAACCCCTTCACCGCGAAGGACGTGAAGTACACCTTCGACCGCAAGTTCGAGGTCAAGGGCGCCGGCGCCTTCATGACATTCGTGATGGGGCTGCCGAACAAGGACGCGGTGGTGGTGGACGACGACTACACCATCACCTTCAAGCTCGAGAACCCGAATGCCATCCTGATGATCGTCTGCGGCCACCTCGCCAACCCGATCTTCGACTCGGTGAAGTGCAAGCAGATGGCCACGCCCGACGACCCCTGGGCCCGCAAGTTCCTGGACACCAATGTGGCCGGCTTCGGCCCGTACACACTGACCAGCCTGCAGCGCGGCCAGCAGCTGGTGGCCACCGCCCGAAAGGACTACTGCGGCGACAAGCCGTTCTTCGAGACGGTCATCTTCCGCGAGGTGCCGGCGTCGGCCACCCGGCTGCAACTGCTCAATGGCGGGTCGGTGGACATCGCCCAGGGGCTCTCGCCCACCGAGATGAAAAGCCTGGGTGCCAGCAAGACGGTCTCAGTGACGTCGATCGAGGCCTCGCAGATGATGTGGGTCGGCCTGAACACCGCCTTCAAGCCGTTCGACAACGTCAAGGTGCGCCAGGCGATGAACTTCGCCATGCCTAAGGACGAGATCGTCAAGACCGTGCTGCAGGACTTCGGCCGCAAGCAGAAGGCACTGATGCCCGAGTTCTACCCGGGTGCGACCAGCGAGTTCTACAAATACGACTTCGACATCGCCAAGGCCAAGGCGCTGCTGGCCGAAGCGGGCCTGCCGAACGGGTTCTCCTCCACGCTGGCCTACAACGCGGGCGACCCGGTGCAGGAGTCCATCGCCATCATCTACCAGACGGCGCTCAAGCGCGTGGGCATCAACGTCGAGCTCAAGAAGATCGCGGCCGGCACCTTCTTTGACAGCCTCAGCAAGCGCACCGAGCCGATGATCTTCAACGTCGACGCGCCCTGGACGCCCGACCCGGGCTTCTCGCTCAACCTGTACTTCCAGTCCGGCTCGTTCATCGACTTCTCCAACTACAAGAACGAGAAGGTCGACGCCCTGATCAAGCAGTCGCTCACCACCCTCGACGAGAAGACGCGCATGACAGCCGTCAAGGAGGCACAGCGGATCGTGAATGACGAGGCACCCTGGGCCTTCATTGCCAATCCTGGCTTCCATCTTGCTCATCGCAAGGACGTGGGCGGCATCGTGTACTACACCTCCAACCGGCTGAATTTCAGGGACTACAAGCGTGTCTGA